The proteins below are encoded in one region of Pseudomonas entomophila L48:
- a CDS encoding patatin-like phospholipase family protein, which produces MNEQNATKHAPQSQVPLAVPPNLSSDLIAERRDRLFEEKAEVAVTGQLPCDNSDVWGLALSGGGIRSATFSLGLLRGLARQKLLSRFDLLSTVSGGGYVGCMLGRLYDRIRPGQQPPDAASTANGTPPLAVADQVEDAMAQAQSRWFGWWLRANGRYLAPAGFADRLFAITLYLRNLLALHFEFGLLAVLAGGMLTALDLGVWQSLAAIGYQWDSPLLFNGLMLLEPWLPTAWLLLVLVVPVALHLVLTYWDTQWVARHFARCCVGKVVMSLVLVAAALLLRNMAQVSAADQDSASLARLLPGIALLVVLLLASSALHVRLSWVRRTATKDQRTNGSESAKDTLSDIRNRLTLQLWACLSIGLLILALGIAERLAWLLAFQTHSFETLDLGITLAIASGIAQALMLSLRASKGRQQRQAAPPSRLVPLLLQLVGYLLAAALFVWWVSLVLKVAFTPVFPEFVKSDGAPAEVIQPQFGAGWLTLLCIVVPPALYVAITGSNLGFLNLSSLHTFYKARLVRSYLGATNPARFSGSGAASALARIEPNELTTSEVSNVGKVAPGDDVSLAAYQPHQAGGPVHIISTCVNQTADPKGRLFNRDRKGLILSVRAGGGSRLSQEGWRSDTLGIGELSLGGWMAISGAAAAPGLGARTQRGLAALLTLAGIRLGYWLSWDERGGPMVESRSWIRRRLAGSLSKSTALRNELSASFGAGPRDDWFVTDGGHFENTGVYPLLLERASVIVLADCGADPGYSFEDVENLVRKARIDMNITITFRQPRDPGLFSPATADDPECDWCEAIGYFGTLQDLAKDDNESCLALATIVYPDAPPAILIVVKPNICRSVSMDVANYKRQCPLFPQEPTSDQFFSERQWESYFALGSELGGYLSRRMIDQLRTHLEVLFDLEDDNAPSLPASANSGATAKRSSERTSRSVWGRQVGPVGATVGAGVALSLAVAAWQSFDVYRTTQKTRKMDDRAALVEISKLWEKLPPATSTGDLAGAANRLAVALLRAGDTYCMKGDAGWLMKSEFGRRVIADGVQACAALKGGMGSACQVMVEARSGLKSLDAGSCLLRAAPPSKAIYWGYDYSAAGTWKTLHPCSTQRSVLVEQYSNFEQLYEISVKDARSPDELAGVQVGCRPVTSADVAQAGSKAVVVPTTPAVITPPVQPDTSATSSEQPPLPPREASTACKGSTIYMQIYGPQMRNQVRTFRSLWHDQWQASVPPIEDVVATAFRAARPAPREVSRTTVRYHDTTGFDCARLIVETVNATVEGADWELQPLSPTLNGAKGVIEVWFSRTDKVPGQWQP; this is translated from the coding sequence ATGAACGAACAAAACGCGACCAAGCATGCACCACAGTCACAGGTCCCGCTTGCTGTGCCACCCAACCTTTCGAGCGACCTCATCGCCGAGCGACGAGACCGACTCTTCGAAGAAAAGGCCGAAGTGGCAGTGACCGGCCAGCTTCCCTGCGACAACAGCGACGTATGGGGCCTGGCGCTCTCCGGCGGGGGTATCCGCAGTGCGACTTTCAGCCTCGGCCTGTTGCGCGGGCTCGCCAGACAGAAGCTGCTCAGCCGCTTCGACCTACTCTCGACCGTTTCCGGCGGTGGCTATGTCGGCTGCATGCTCGGCCGGCTCTATGACCGAATCCGTCCTGGCCAGCAGCCTCCCGACGCCGCCAGCACGGCGAACGGCACGCCACCACTGGCCGTCGCCGATCAGGTGGAAGACGCCATGGCCCAAGCCCAAAGCCGATGGTTCGGCTGGTGGCTGCGCGCCAATGGCCGTTACCTGGCCCCCGCCGGCTTCGCGGACCGACTGTTCGCCATCACCCTCTACCTGCGTAACCTGCTGGCCTTGCACTTCGAATTCGGCCTGCTCGCGGTGCTGGCGGGTGGCATGCTGACCGCCCTGGACCTTGGGGTGTGGCAGAGTCTCGCGGCCATAGGGTACCAATGGGACTCGCCCTTGCTGTTCAATGGCCTGATGCTCCTCGAACCCTGGCTTCCAACCGCCTGGCTCCTGCTCGTGCTGGTGGTGCCGGTCGCGCTGCACCTCGTGCTGACCTACTGGGATACCCAATGGGTCGCCAGGCACTTTGCAAGGTGCTGTGTCGGCAAGGTCGTCATGTCCCTTGTGCTGGTCGCCGCCGCCCTATTGCTACGGAACATGGCGCAGGTATCCGCTGCCGACCAGGACTCGGCGAGCCTGGCCCGGCTCCTGCCTGGCATCGCGCTGCTGGTCGTCCTGCTCCTGGCTTCGTCCGCACTTCATGTACGGCTCAGTTGGGTTCGTCGGACGGCGACGAAAGACCAGCGAACCAACGGCAGCGAGTCTGCGAAGGATACCCTGTCGGATATACGCAATCGCCTGACACTGCAGCTGTGGGCATGCCTGAGCATCGGCCTGCTCATCCTCGCACTGGGCATTGCCGAACGGCTGGCCTGGTTGTTGGCATTTCAGACTCATTCGTTCGAGACCCTTGACCTGGGCATCACATTGGCGATCGCTTCGGGTATCGCCCAGGCACTGATGCTCAGCCTGCGTGCAAGCAAGGGCCGCCAGCAACGGCAAGCCGCGCCCCCCAGCCGCCTTGTGCCGCTGCTGCTGCAACTGGTCGGCTACCTGCTGGCCGCAGCACTGTTCGTCTGGTGGGTGTCCCTGGTCCTGAAAGTCGCCTTCACGCCCGTGTTTCCGGAGTTCGTGAAATCGGACGGCGCCCCGGCCGAGGTCATCCAGCCTCAGTTCGGCGCGGGATGGCTGACACTTTTGTGCATCGTGGTTCCTCCGGCACTGTATGTCGCGATCACCGGGTCGAACCTGGGTTTTCTCAATCTTTCTTCCCTGCATACGTTCTACAAGGCACGGCTGGTACGCAGCTACCTGGGGGCAACCAACCCTGCACGTTTCAGCGGCAGCGGTGCCGCCTCGGCCTTGGCTCGGATCGAACCAAACGAACTCACCACCAGCGAGGTCAGTAATGTCGGCAAGGTCGCGCCTGGCGATGATGTCTCCCTTGCAGCCTACCAGCCGCACCAGGCTGGCGGCCCTGTCCACATCATCAGCACCTGTGTCAACCAGACAGCAGACCCCAAGGGCAGGCTGTTCAATCGTGACCGAAAAGGCTTGATCCTGAGCGTGCGCGCCGGCGGCGGCTCACGTTTGAGCCAGGAGGGTTGGCGAAGCGACACCCTCGGAATCGGTGAACTCAGCCTGGGTGGTTGGATGGCAATTTCCGGTGCCGCGGCCGCGCCGGGCCTCGGCGCCCGCACGCAACGTGGGTTGGCGGCGCTGCTGACTCTGGCCGGTATACGGCTGGGTTACTGGCTTTCCTGGGATGAGCGTGGAGGGCCGATGGTCGAAAGCCGCTCCTGGATACGACGGAGGCTAGCGGGAAGCCTCAGCAAATCGACGGCGCTGCGCAACGAACTGTCCGCAAGTTTCGGGGCAGGCCCCAGGGACGACTGGTTCGTTACCGACGGCGGACACTTCGAGAACACCGGAGTCTATCCGCTGCTGCTGGAGCGGGCCAGCGTGATCGTACTGGCCGACTGCGGCGCAGACCCCGGCTACTCTTTCGAGGACGTCGAGAACCTGGTGCGCAAGGCACGCATCGACATGAACATCACCATCACTTTCCGCCAACCACGCGACCCTGGGCTGTTCTCACCGGCTACTGCCGATGACCCGGAGTGTGACTGGTGTGAAGCCATCGGGTACTTCGGCACCCTGCAGGACCTGGCCAAGGATGACAACGAAAGCTGCCTCGCACTCGCCACCATCGTCTATCCGGATGCGCCACCGGCGATCCTCATCGTGGTCAAGCCCAACATCTGCCGGTCGGTTTCGATGGATGTGGCTAACTATAAGCGCCAGTGCCCACTGTTCCCCCAGGAGCCCACCAGCGATCAATTTTTCAGCGAGCGCCAGTGGGAATCTTATTTCGCGCTGGGCAGCGAACTAGGTGGGTACCTGAGTCGCCGAATGATCGACCAGCTCAGGACGCACCTGGAAGTGCTGTTCGACCTGGAGGACGACAACGCCCCCTCGCTGCCAGCCTCGGCGAACTCAGGCGCGACCGCCAAACGGTCCTCCGAGCGCACCTCGAGAAGTGTCTGGGGGCGCCAGGTTGGGCCAGTCGGCGCGACCGTAGGCGCAGGCGTGGCCCTCTCACTGGCCGTTGCAGCCTGGCAATCCTTCGATGTGTATCGCACGACCCAAAAGACCAGAAAGATGGACGACCGTGCAGCCCTGGTGGAGATTTCGAAACTGTGGGAGAAATTACCACCCGCAACCTCCACGGGTGACCTTGCAGGCGCGGCGAACCGATTGGCAGTTGCCCTGCTGCGTGCAGGCGACACCTATTGCATGAAAGGTGACGCAGGCTGGCTCATGAAGTCCGAGTTCGGCAGACGCGTGATCGCCGATGGCGTGCAGGCGTGCGCGGCTCTCAAAGGTGGAATGGGGTCAGCCTGCCAAGTGATGGTCGAGGCTCGATCCGGCCTGAAGTCATTGGATGCTGGATCGTGCCTATTGAGGGCTGCGCCGCCTTCGAAGGCAATCTACTGGGGGTACGACTACAGCGCAGCCGGCACTTGGAAGACGTTGCACCCCTGTTCCACGCAACGTAGCGTGTTGGTCGAGCAGTACAGCAATTTCGAGCAGCTCTACGAGATCAGTGTAAAAGACGCCCGTTCACCGGATGAATTGGCTGGCGTGCAGGTCGGTTGCCGTCCAGTGACATCGGCAGATGTGGCACAGGCCGGCAGCAAAGCCGTGGTCGTACCGACCACACCTGCTGTCATTACCCCTCCCGTTCAGCCCGATACGTCCGCCACCAGCTCCGAACAACCACCTTTGCCTCCCCGAGAAGCAAGCACGGCCTGCAAGGGCAGCACGATCTACATGCAGATCTATGGCCCCCAAATGCGCAACCAGGTTCGCACTTTCAGGAGCTTGTGGCACGATCAGTGGCAGGCCAGCGTGCCACCGATCGAAGACGTCGTCGCAACCGCGTTCCGTGCGGCACGTCCAGCGCCCAGGGAAGTGTCCAGGACGACGGTGCGCTACCACGACACGACAGGGTTCGACTGCGCACGCCTTATCGTGGAAACGGTGAACGCCACCGTGGAGGGCGCCGATTGGGAACTCCAACCCCTCTCCCCCACGCTCAATGGCGCCAAAGGCGTGATCGAAGTCTGGTTCAGCAGGACCGACAAAGTCCCCGGGCAATGGCAGCCGTGA
- a CDS encoding TonB-dependent receptor, with the protein MSERCTSRRLNLVAPQFSLNRTCMAVHMALLLGISGAAVAAEPGKPDDQTAQPQSLELDETRIESNTDGAGNLPPVYAGGQVATGGRVGLLGNKDFMETPFSTVSYTDTYIQDRQAKDITDVIAATDPSVFSNGLKGTFSENYSIRGFQTSVSDMTVDGLFGMAPYYRASPEMYERIEVLKGPSALLNGMPPGGSVGGIVNLIPKRAGDTPLTRLTATYESDAQFGGHVDVGRRFGEGNQFGVRFNGVYRDGDTSTEDQSKRNVLSSLALDWRGERAKLSVDLFDAEDHIRGQNRGLGLAPGVAVPKPPKSDTLLNPDWAYVQTKDKGVILRGEYELTDQLLAYGAIGTSKTDYKYSGAMVATVINNAGDLSTSMGQLKMEIEKTSAEVGLRGHFDTFGINHQWSVNATEYSDKQKDYGRRSVPGGNWVTNIYHPVWGPKAPQAFPQISHTENDLKSYGIADTMSVFDGRLQLTAGVRRQEVVTDTYNVATGARNKPGYDTHATTPAGAILFKVTDELSLYANYIEGLSKGTIAPVTAANAGQVFAPFKSKQKEVGLKLDLGTFSHTLALYEIKRPNSYTDPATNVYSFGGEQRNRGVEWTFFGAPLPDVRLMGGVAYVDPEVTKTAGGVNEGKTATAFPKLQGKLGMEWDTPAVEGLTLTGNVTSLSKQYISADNSQSIPGYTIFDVGARYAMQIASKPVTFRANISNLTDKDYWGVPLTASLGLGAPRTYELSATVDF; encoded by the coding sequence ATGTCGGAACGTTGTACTTCACGACGCCTCAACCTTGTCGCGCCCCAGTTTTCCCTGAACCGCACCTGCATGGCCGTACACATGGCCCTGCTGCTGGGCATCTCGGGCGCCGCAGTGGCAGCCGAACCCGGCAAGCCCGACGACCAGACTGCGCAGCCGCAAAGCCTGGAGCTGGACGAAACGCGCATCGAAAGCAACACCGACGGCGCCGGCAACCTGCCGCCGGTCTACGCGGGCGGCCAGGTCGCCACGGGCGGGCGTGTCGGCCTGCTGGGCAATAAAGACTTCATGGAGACCCCGTTCAGCACCGTCAGCTACACCGACACCTACATCCAGGACCGCCAGGCCAAGGACATCACCGACGTGATCGCCGCCACCGACCCGTCGGTGTTCAGCAACGGCCTGAAGGGCACCTTCAGCGAGAACTATTCGATCCGCGGCTTCCAGACCAGCGTCAGCGACATGACCGTCGACGGCCTGTTCGGCATGGCGCCCTACTACCGCGCCTCGCCCGAGATGTACGAGCGCATCGAGGTGCTCAAGGGCCCGTCGGCGCTGCTCAACGGCATGCCCCCCGGCGGCTCGGTGGGCGGTATCGTCAACCTGATCCCCAAGCGCGCCGGCGACACGCCGCTGACCCGCCTGACCGCCACCTACGAGTCCGACGCCCAGTTCGGTGGCCATGTCGACGTCGGCCGGCGCTTCGGTGAAGGCAACCAGTTCGGCGTGCGCTTCAACGGCGTGTACCGCGACGGCGACACCAGCACCGAAGACCAGTCCAAGCGCAACGTGCTGTCGTCCCTGGCCCTGGACTGGCGCGGCGAACGCGCCAAGCTGTCGGTCGACCTGTTCGACGCCGAGGATCATATCCGCGGCCAGAACCGCGGCCTGGGCCTGGCTCCCGGCGTGGCGGTGCCCAAGCCACCGAAGTCCGACACCCTGCTCAACCCCGACTGGGCCTATGTCCAGACCAAGGACAAGGGCGTGATCCTGCGTGGCGAGTATGAGCTGACCGACCAGCTGCTGGCCTATGGCGCCATCGGCACCAGCAAGACCGACTACAAGTACAGCGGCGCCATGGTCGCCACGGTGATCAACAACGCCGGCGACCTCAGCACCTCCATGGGCCAGCTGAAGATGGAGATCGAGAAGACCTCCGCCGAGGTGGGCCTGCGCGGCCACTTCGACACGTTTGGCATCAACCATCAATGGTCGGTGAACGCGACCGAGTACAGCGACAAGCAGAAGGACTACGGGCGTCGCTCTGTACCAGGCGGCAACTGGGTGACCAACATCTACCACCCGGTATGGGGGCCGAAGGCGCCGCAGGCCTTCCCACAGATCAGCCACACCGAGAACGACCTGAAGAGCTACGGCATCGCCGACACGATGTCGGTGTTCGACGGCCGCCTGCAACTGACCGCCGGCGTGCGTCGTCAGGAAGTGGTCACCGACACCTACAACGTTGCCACCGGCGCACGCAACAAGCCCGGCTACGACACCCACGCCACCACCCCGGCCGGCGCGATCCTGTTCAAGGTGACCGACGAGCTGTCGCTTTACGCCAACTACATCGAGGGCTTGAGCAAGGGCACCATCGCACCGGTGACCGCCGCCAACGCCGGCCAGGTGTTCGCGCCGTTCAAGTCCAAGCAGAAGGAAGTCGGCCTGAAGCTGGACCTGGGTACCTTCAGCCACACCCTGGCGCTGTACGAGATCAAGCGCCCGAACAGCTACACCGACCCGGCCACCAACGTCTATTCGTTCGGCGGCGAGCAACGCAACCGCGGCGTCGAGTGGACCTTCTTCGGCGCCCCGCTGCCGGATGTCCGCCTGATGGGCGGCGTGGCCTATGTCGACCCCGAGGTGACCAAGACCGCGGGCGGTGTCAACGAGGGCAAGACCGCCACCGCTTTCCCCAAGCTGCAGGGCAAGCTGGGCATGGAGTGGGACACTCCGGCAGTGGAAGGGTTGACCTTGACGGGTAACGTGACGTCGCTGTCCAAGCAGTACATCAGTGCCGACAACAGCCAGTCGATCCCCGGCTACACGATCTTCGACGTCGGCGCCCGCTATGCCATGCAGATTGCCAGCAAGCCGGTGACCTTCCGCGCCAACATCTCCAACCTCACCGACAAGGACTACTGGGGCGTGCCGCTGACCGCCAGCCTGGGGCTGGGGGCTCCGCGCACCTACGAGTTGTCCGCCACCGTGGACTTCTGA